The Caballeronia sp. SL2Y3 genome includes a window with the following:
- the hflK gene encoding FtsH protease activity modulator HflK, producing MNDYNERTNRQRMRAVFSINDPRWGRGDANGVKNDAKRPQDGKRGNGKEEGPPDLDEMWREFNRRIAGIFGRKPGGGMPRDSGRGTKIGVGIVIGVLIAIYLGSGVFVVQDGHVGVVSQFGQYRQTVPQGIHWRLPYPFQSHDIVDTSQIRSVEIGRGVALAQGNVRDASLLTNEADILDVRFAVQYQIKSPTDFLFRNFDPDQSVTEAAQAAIREIAGASATDDLLYKDRDTLRARLAETIQHSLDAYRTGLQVTGVTVQSVQVPTQVQAAFEEASRVRQDNERARDTAEAYANQLLPRAKADAAKMIDEATAYSNRQVTQAQGDAERFKQVYAEYSKAPAVIRQRMYLDTMQQIYSRTTKVFVDSKAGNNVVYLPLDKLVEANRQQAKDAAANTADAASASAPAAASAEVRAPSATAGSAAAASVPASGAAGASAPNAASGAGDPLRSRDAFRSRSRQDDLQ from the coding sequence GTGAACGATTACAACGAGCGCACTAACAGGCAGCGCATGCGCGCCGTCTTTTCCATCAACGATCCGCGCTGGGGGCGGGGCGACGCCAATGGTGTAAAGAACGACGCGAAGCGTCCGCAAGACGGCAAGCGCGGCAACGGCAAGGAAGAAGGCCCGCCCGACCTCGATGAGATGTGGCGCGAGTTCAACCGCCGGATCGCGGGCATCTTCGGCCGCAAGCCGGGCGGCGGCATGCCGCGCGACAGCGGCCGTGGCACGAAGATCGGGGTCGGCATCGTCATCGGCGTGTTGATCGCCATTTATCTCGGCAGCGGCGTGTTCGTGGTGCAGGACGGGCACGTGGGCGTGGTGTCCCAGTTCGGCCAGTACCGGCAGACGGTGCCGCAGGGCATCCACTGGCGCTTGCCGTATCCGTTCCAGTCGCACGATATCGTCGATACGTCGCAGATCCGCTCGGTCGAGATCGGGCGCGGCGTCGCGCTCGCGCAGGGCAACGTGCGCGATGCATCGCTGCTCACGAACGAGGCCGACATCCTCGACGTGCGCTTCGCGGTGCAGTATCAGATCAAGTCGCCGACCGACTTCCTGTTCCGCAATTTCGATCCCGACCAGAGCGTGACCGAAGCCGCGCAAGCCGCCATCCGCGAGATCGCAGGCGCGTCGGCGACGGACGATCTGCTCTACAAGGACCGCGACACGCTGCGCGCGCGTCTGGCCGAGACCATCCAGCACTCGCTCGACGCATATCGCACCGGCTTGCAGGTCACGGGCGTCACGGTGCAGAGCGTGCAGGTGCCGACTCAGGTGCAGGCGGCGTTCGAAGAAGCGTCGCGCGTGCGGCAGGACAACGAGCGCGCCCGCGACACCGCCGAAGCCTACGCGAATCAACTGCTGCCGCGCGCGAAGGCCGATGCCGCGAAGATGATCGACGAAGCGACCGCCTACAGCAATCGCCAAGTCACGCAGGCGCAGGGCGACGCCGAACGCTTCAAGCAGGTCTACGCCGAATACTCGAAGGCGCCCGCCGTCATTCGCCAACGCATGTACCTGGACACGATGCAGCAGATCTACTCCCGCACCACGAAGGTCTTCGTGGACAGCAAGGCCGGCAACAACGTGGTGTATTTGCCGCTCGACAAGCTCGTCGAAGCGAATCGTCAGCAGGCGAAAGACGCAGCCGCGAACACGGCCGACGCCGCGTCGGCCAGCGCGCCCGCTGCGGCTAGCGCCGAAGTGCGCGCGCCAAGCGCGACGGCAGGCTCGGCTGCAGCCGCTTCCGTGCCCGCAAGCGGCGCGGCAGGTGCGAGCGCGCCGAACGCCGCGAGCGGCGCAGGCGATCCGCTGCGCTCGCGCGATGCGTTCCGCTCGCGCAGCCGTCAAGACGATCTGCAGTAA
- the der gene encoding ribosome biogenesis GTPase Der: MKPVIALVGRPNVGKSTLFNRLTRSRDALVADLPGLTRDRHYGEGRVGGERPYLVVDTGGFEPVAKDGILHEMARQTRQAVEEADVVVFIVDGRNGLAPQDKSIADYLRKTGRPLFLVVNKAEGMKYTAVASDFYELGLGDPRAISAAHGDGVTEMINDALDIAYAGHAEESEEEKAQHGVKIAIVGRPNVGKSTLVNTLIGEERVIAFDMPGTTRDSIYVDFERQGRKYTLIDTAGLRRRGKVFEAIEKFSVVKTLQSISDANVVILLLDAQQDISDQDAHIAGFVVEQGRALVVGVNKWDGLDSHVRERTKADLTRKLKFLDFAKFHYVSALEKTGIGALMKSVDDAYAAAMAKLPTPKLTRALIEAVEFQQPRRRGPVRPKLRYAHQGGQNPPIIVVHGNALDAVTDTYKRYLEGRFRETFGLAGTPLRIEFRSSKNPYADKD, encoded by the coding sequence ATGAAACCCGTGATTGCCCTCGTCGGGCGCCCCAATGTGGGGAAATCGACTCTCTTCAACCGGCTGACGCGTTCGCGCGATGCGCTCGTCGCCGACCTGCCTGGCCTCACGCGCGACCGCCATTACGGCGAAGGCCGCGTCGGCGGCGAACGGCCGTATCTCGTCGTGGATACGGGCGGCTTCGAGCCGGTGGCGAAGGACGGCATCCTGCACGAAATGGCGCGGCAGACGCGGCAGGCCGTGGAAGAAGCGGACGTCGTCGTGTTCATCGTCGATGGACGCAACGGGCTCGCGCCGCAGGACAAGTCCATAGCGGACTATTTGCGCAAGACCGGCCGGCCGCTCTTTCTCGTCGTGAACAAGGCCGAGGGCATGAAGTACACGGCGGTCGCGTCCGACTTCTACGAGCTCGGTCTAGGCGATCCCCGGGCGATCTCGGCCGCGCACGGCGACGGCGTGACCGAGATGATCAACGATGCGCTCGACATCGCCTATGCCGGTCATGCGGAAGAGAGCGAGGAAGAAAAGGCGCAGCACGGCGTGAAGATCGCCATCGTCGGGAGACCGAACGTCGGCAAGTCGACGCTCGTGAACACGCTGATCGGCGAGGAGCGCGTGATCGCGTTCGACATGCCGGGCACCACGCGCGATTCGATCTATGTTGATTTCGAGCGACAAGGCCGCAAATACACGTTGATCGACACGGCCGGCCTGCGTCGCCGCGGCAAGGTGTTCGAGGCGATCGAGAAGTTCTCGGTCGTGAAGACACTGCAGTCGATCTCGGATGCGAACGTCGTGATTCTGCTGCTCGACGCGCAGCAGGACATCTCGGATCAGGACGCGCATATCGCGGGCTTCGTCGTCGAACAGGGACGCGCGCTAGTCGTAGGCGTGAACAAGTGGGACGGTCTGGACTCGCATGTGCGCGAGCGCACCAAGGCCGATCTCACGCGCAAGCTCAAGTTTTTGGACTTTGCTAAATTTCACTACGTCTCGGCGCTGGAGAAAACCGGCATCGGCGCGCTGATGAAATCGGTCGACGACGCCTACGCCGCCGCGATGGCCAAGCTGCCGACGCCGAAGCTCACGCGCGCGCTGATCGAAGCCGTCGAGTTTCAGCAGCCGCGCCGCCGAGGGCCCGTGCGGCCGAAGCTTCGCTATGCGCACCAGGGCGGTCAGAATCCGCCGATCATCGTCGTGCATGGCAACGCGCTCGATGCGGTCACGGATACCTATAAACGGTATCTGGAAGGGCGCTTTCGAGAAACTTTTGGACTGGCCGGCACTCCATTGCGCATAGAGTTCCGCTCGAGCAAGAACCCTTATGCGGACAAGGACTGA
- the bamB gene encoding outer membrane protein assembly factor BamB produces the protein MIQLKRYAVPLACAMTVLLAACSSTKDERRVPTPLVEFKPVLNVTQAWKASVGKAGRYLFSPVAVGDAVYAAGENGTVAKIDAKTGQDVWRTKLKDDLSAGVGSDGNLTAVGGLKGAVYVLGPDGKQLWTATAPGEIISPPLVGNDLVIVRTIDGKVVAFNAQTGEQKWIFQLRAVPLNLRVAAGMTFAGSQAVLAGFPGGNFAAINLQTGDAYWQAPVSYPKGVTEVERINDVTGAPGLVGAQTCAVTFQGKIGCFDANSGRAVWEKNFSSDSGLAQDEQIVAAGDDWSVVNAFRAADGSPVWKNDKLKNRQVSVPFILGRAVVLGDYKGFVHFLSTDSGELVGRVPTDGSAITAAPVLAGNTLVVQTHDGDLYGFRPQ, from the coding sequence ATGATCCAATTGAAACGCTACGCCGTGCCGCTCGCCTGCGCGATGACCGTGCTTCTGGCCGCCTGTTCGTCGACCAAGGACGAGCGCCGCGTGCCGACGCCGCTCGTCGAATTCAAGCCGGTGCTGAACGTCACTCAGGCGTGGAAGGCCAGCGTCGGCAAGGCCGGCCGTTATCTGTTCTCGCCGGTCGCGGTGGGCGACGCCGTGTACGCGGCGGGCGAGAACGGCACCGTCGCGAAGATCGACGCGAAGACGGGTCAGGACGTCTGGCGCACGAAGCTCAAGGACGACCTGTCGGCGGGCGTCGGCAGCGACGGCAATCTGACGGCGGTCGGCGGCCTGAAGGGCGCGGTCTACGTGCTCGGACCCGACGGCAAGCAGTTGTGGACGGCCACTGCGCCGGGCGAAATCATCTCGCCGCCGCTTGTCGGCAACGACCTCGTGATCGTGCGCACCATCGACGGCAAGGTCGTCGCGTTCAACGCGCAGACCGGCGAGCAGAAGTGGATCTTCCAGTTGCGCGCCGTGCCGCTGAACCTCCGCGTGGCCGCCGGCATGACGTTCGCCGGCAGTCAGGCGGTGCTCGCGGGCTTCCCGGGCGGCAACTTCGCCGCGATCAACCTGCAAACGGGCGATGCCTACTGGCAAGCGCCGGTGTCGTACCCGAAGGGCGTGACGGAAGTCGAGCGTATCAACGACGTCACGGGCGCGCCCGGTCTCGTCGGCGCGCAGACCTGCGCGGTCACGTTCCAGGGCAAGATCGGCTGCTTCGACGCCAATTCGGGCCGTGCGGTGTGGGAGAAGAACTTCTCGAGCGACAGCGGCCTCGCGCAAGACGAGCAGATCGTCGCAGCGGGCGACGACTGGTCGGTCGTGAATGCGTTCCGCGCCGCCGACGGTTCGCCCGTCTGGAAGAACGACAAGCTCAAGAACCGTCAGGTGAGCGTTCCGTTCATCCTCGGCCGCGCGGTCGTTCTGGGCGACTACAAGGGCTTCGTGCATTTTCTGAGCACGGACAGCGGCGAACTCGTGGGCCGCGTGCCGACCGACGGCAGCGCGATTACCGCCGCGCCGGTGCTGGCGGGCAATACGCTCGTCGTGCAGACGCATGACGGCGATCTCTACGGCTTCCGTCCGCAGTAA
- a CDS encoding tetratricopeptide repeat protein yields the protein MSYHDEQESLESVKAWWAKWGNTTTWIVLVALVVAAAFNGWNYWQRRQAAEASVLYDQLQQAVNGSDQKLVARVASDMEDKFGRTAYAEMSALLAAKSLYMAGDTAGAKAQLQWAVDHAKDDEYKQIAKLRLALVLSDEKNYDAGLKLLADAPLDAFKGVIADRRGDLLAAQGKRDDARAAYQTALAALPANDTSARQLVQFKLDALGG from the coding sequence ATGAGTTACCACGACGAACAAGAATCGCTGGAAAGTGTCAAGGCCTGGTGGGCCAAATGGGGTAACACCACGACGTGGATCGTGCTCGTGGCGCTCGTCGTTGCGGCCGCTTTCAACGGCTGGAACTACTGGCAGCGGCGTCAGGCTGCCGAGGCTTCGGTGCTGTACGACCAGCTTCAGCAGGCGGTCAACGGCAGCGACCAGAAGCTCGTCGCGCGGGTGGCATCGGACATGGAAGACAAGTTCGGCCGCACCGCTTACGCCGAGATGAGCGCGCTTCTGGCCGCGAAGTCCCTGTATATGGCAGGCGATACGGCCGGCGCGAAGGCGCAGTTGCAGTGGGCCGTCGATCACGCGAAAGACGACGAGTACAAGCAGATCGCGAAGCTGCGCCTCGCGCTCGTGCTCTCCGACGAGAAGAATTACGACGCGGGCCTCAAGCTCCTCGCCGACGCGCCGCTCGATGCGTTCAAGGGCGTGATCGCGGACCGCCGGGGCGATCTGCTCGCCGCGCAAGGCAAGCGCGACGATGCGCGCGCCGCGTACCAGACGGCGCTCGCGGCGCTGCCCGCGAACGACACGTCCGCGCGGCAACTCGTCCAGTTCAAGCTCGATGCGCTCGGCGGCTGA
- a CDS encoding ATP phosphoribosyltransferase regulatory subunit, which produces MSTWLLPENIADVLPSEARKIEELRRRLLDRFRSYGYELVMPPMLEYLESLLTSGGSDLNLRTFKLVDQLSGRTLGLRADITPQVSRIDAHLLNRQGVTRLCYAGVVLHTRPRGLHATREQIQIGAEIFGHAGLEADLEIQQLMLDSLHFAGLTKVRLDLCHAGVLAALLELEPAAASLGEALYDALASKDVPRLNELTAHLGQVPREALRALPSLYGDASVLETARARLPNLPVIARALDDLAFLASQADGAELMIDLADLRGYAYHSGVMFSAYVDGVPNAVARGGRYDDVGLAYGRARPATGFSLDLREVARISPVDARGSAILAPWKHDEPLRAAVAALRDAGEVVIQALPGHDHDLDEFAFDRVLIERDGRWEVEERVTPARAGV; this is translated from the coding sequence ATGTCCACCTGGCTTCTTCCCGAGAATATTGCCGACGTGTTGCCGTCGGAAGCGCGCAAGATCGAAGAACTGCGCCGGCGCCTTCTCGACCGCTTCCGTTCGTACGGCTACGAGCTCGTCATGCCGCCGATGCTCGAATACCTCGAATCGCTGCTGACGAGCGGCGGCAGCGACCTCAATCTGCGCACGTTCAAGCTCGTCGATCAGCTGTCGGGGCGCACGCTCGGCCTGCGCGCGGACATCACGCCGCAAGTCTCGCGCATCGACGCGCACTTGCTGAACCGGCAGGGCGTCACGCGCCTGTGTTATGCCGGCGTCGTGCTGCACACGCGTCCGCGCGGCCTGCACGCCACGCGCGAGCAGATTCAAATCGGCGCGGAAATATTCGGCCACGCCGGCCTCGAAGCGGACCTCGAAATTCAGCAGCTGATGCTCGACTCGCTGCATTTCGCCGGTCTGACGAAAGTGCGGCTCGATCTGTGCCATGCGGGCGTGCTGGCGGCGTTGCTGGAACTGGAGCCGGCGGCGGCATCGCTCGGCGAGGCGCTCTACGACGCGCTCGCGAGCAAAGACGTGCCGCGTCTGAACGAACTGACAGCGCATCTCGGTCAAGTGCCGCGCGAGGCGTTGCGCGCGTTGCCCTCGCTGTACGGCGATGCCTCCGTGCTCGAGACGGCGCGTGCGCGTCTGCCGAATCTGCCGGTCATCGCCCGCGCGCTCGACGATCTCGCGTTCCTCGCGTCTCAAGCGGATGGCGCGGAACTGATGATCGACCTCGCCGATTTGCGCGGCTACGCATACCACAGCGGCGTGATGTTCTCGGCGTACGTCGATGGCGTGCCGAACGCGGTGGCGCGCGGCGGCCGTTACGACGACGTGGGCCTCGCCTACGGCCGGGCGCGCCCCGCGACGGGCTTCTCGCTCGATCTGCGCGAAGTGGCGCGCATTTCGCCGGTCGATGCGCGCGGCAGCGCGATCCTCGCGCCGTGGAAGCACGACGAACCGCTGCGCGCGGCAGTCGCGGCATTGCGCGATGCCGGAGAAGTCGTGATTCAGGCGCTGCCGGGCCACGATCACGACCTCGACGAGTTCGCGTTCGACCGCGTGCTGATCGAACGCGACGGCCGCTGGGAAGTGGAAGAGCGCGTGACGCCGGCGCGCGCAGGCGTCTGA
- the hisS gene encoding histidine--tRNA ligase: MTEQKKRLAKLTGVKGMNDILPQDAALWDFFETTVKSMLRAYGYQNIRTPIVEHTQLFTRGIGEVTDIVEKEMYSFTDALNGEHLTMRPENTAAVVRATIEHNLLYDGPKRLWYIGPMFRHERPQRGRYRQFHQVGVEALGFAGPDTDAEIIMMCQRLWDDLGLTGIRLELNSLGQAHERAAHREKLIAYLEQHVDVLDEEAKRRLYTNPLRVLDTKNPAMQEIAQNAPKLVDFLGDESRKHFEGVQRLLKANNIPFTINPRLVRGLDYYNLTVFEWVTDKLGAQGTVAGGGRYDPLIEQLGGKPTAACGWAMGVERILELLKEENLVPEAEGTDVYVVHQGEQAAEQAFIVAERLRDTGLDVILHCSPDGASSSFKSQMKKADASGAAFAVVLGEDELAQGMIGVKPLRRSGDETSDAQKNEQVNVPAEDLTEYLINAMVATAADEDA, translated from the coding sequence ATGACTGAACAGAAGAAACGGCTCGCGAAGCTGACGGGCGTGAAGGGCATGAACGACATCCTCCCGCAGGATGCCGCGTTGTGGGACTTTTTCGAAACCACCGTGAAGTCGATGCTGCGCGCATACGGCTATCAGAACATTCGCACGCCGATCGTTGAGCATACGCAGCTTTTCACGCGCGGTATTGGCGAAGTGACCGATATCGTCGAGAAGGAGATGTACAGCTTCACCGACGCGCTGAACGGCGAGCATCTCACCATGCGCCCGGAAAACACGGCGGCCGTCGTGCGCGCGACCATCGAGCACAACCTGCTGTACGACGGCCCGAAGCGCCTGTGGTACATCGGCCCGATGTTCCGGCACGAGCGTCCGCAGCGCGGGCGTTATCGCCAGTTTCATCAGGTCGGCGTCGAGGCGCTCGGCTTCGCGGGTCCGGACACGGACGCCGAAATCATCATGATGTGTCAGCGCCTGTGGGACGACCTCGGGCTGACGGGCATCCGCCTCGAACTGAACTCGCTCGGTCAGGCGCACGAACGCGCGGCGCACCGCGAGAAACTCATCGCGTATCTGGAACAGCACGTCGATGTACTCGACGAGGAAGCGAAGCGCCGTCTCTACACGAATCCGCTGCGCGTGCTCGACACGAAGAATCCGGCGATGCAGGAGATCGCGCAGAACGCGCCGAAGCTCGTCGATTTTCTCGGCGATGAGTCGCGCAAGCACTTCGAGGGCGTGCAGCGGCTGCTGAAGGCCAACAATATTCCGTTCACGATCAACCCGCGTCTGGTGCGCGGCCTCGACTACTACAACCTCACCGTGTTCGAATGGGTGACCGACAAGCTCGGCGCGCAGGGCACGGTGGCGGGCGGCGGGCGCTACGATCCGCTGATCGAGCAGCTCGGCGGCAAGCCGACCGCCGCTTGCGGCTGGGCGATGGGCGTCGAGCGCATTCTCGAACTGCTGAAGGAAGAAAATCTGGTGCCGGAAGCCGAAGGCACGGACGTCTACGTGGTGCATCAGGGCGAGCAGGCGGCAGAGCAGGCGTTCATCGTGGCCGAGCGTCTGCGCGACACGGGGCTCGACGTCATTCTGCATTGCAGCCCGGACGGCGCGTCTTCCAGCTTCAAGTCGCAGATGAAAAAGGCGGACGCAAGCGGCGCGGCGTTCGCGGTGGTGCTAGGCGAGGACGAACTCGCGCAGGGCATGATCGGCGTCAAGCCGCTGCGCCGCTCGGGCGACGAAACGTCCGACGCGCAAAAGAACGAGCAGGTGAACGTTCCGGCGGAAGACTTGACCGAATACCTAATCAATGCGATGGTTGCAACCGCCGCGGACGAGGATGCCTAA
- a CDS encoding phosphoribosyltransferase, which yields MIAMTDPRNDDKNLWVNWDEYHRLIELLALNVHDSGWKFDKILCLARGGLRVGDQLSRIYDLPLAILATSSYREAAGTQQGDLDIAQYITMTRGELSGNVLLVDDLVDSGVTLARVQEHLKERYPAITAVRSAVLWYKACSKVKPDYHVQFLETNPWIHQPFEEWDTVRPHNLGAWIKRGMQNGRA from the coding sequence ATGATCGCGATGACCGACCCGCGTAACGACGACAAGAATCTCTGGGTCAACTGGGACGAATATCACCGGTTGATCGAACTGCTCGCGCTGAACGTGCACGACTCCGGATGGAAGTTCGACAAGATCCTGTGTCTCGCCCGTGGCGGCCTGCGCGTGGGCGACCAGCTGTCGCGCATCTACGACCTGCCGCTCGCCATTCTCGCGACGAGCTCGTATCGCGAAGCCGCGGGCACGCAGCAGGGCGATCTCGACATCGCGCAGTACATCACCATGACGCGCGGCGAGTTGTCGGGCAACGTGCTGCTCGTGGACGATCTCGTCGACTCGGGCGTGACGCTCGCGCGCGTGCAGGAGCATCTGAAGGAGCGTTATCCGGCGATCACCGCCGTGCGTTCCGCGGTGCTGTGGTACAAGGCGTGCTCGAAGGTGAAGCCGGACTACCACGTTCAGTTTCTCGAAACGAATCCGTGGATTCATCAGCCGTTCGAGGAATGGGACACGGTGCGTCCGCACAACCTCGGCGCGTGGATCAAGCGAGGCATGCAAAACGGCCGCGCGTAA
- the hfq gene encoding RNA chaperone Hfq: MSNKGQLLQDPFLNALRKEHVPVSIYLVNGIKLQGNIESFDQYVVLLRNTVTQMVYKHAISTVVPARPVNFHPDAESS, encoded by the coding sequence ATGAGCAACAAAGGGCAATTGTTACAAGACCCGTTTTTGAACGCGCTGCGTAAAGAGCACGTGCCGGTGTCCATCTATTTGGTCAACGGCATCAAGCTTCAAGGGAACATCGAATCGTTCGACCAGTACGTTGTGTTGCTCAGGAATACGGTCACCCAGATGGTCTACAAGCACGCCATTTCCACGGTCGTGCCGGCCCGTCCGGTGAATTTCCATCCGGACGCCGAATCGTCCTAA
- a CDS encoding adenylosuccinate synthase, producing MSASAVNVNPGRNVVVVGTQWGDEGKGKIVDWLTDHAQGVVRFQGGHNAGHTLIIGGKKTILRLIPSGIMRAGTACYIGNGVVLSPEALFKEIDELEGAGIDVSKRLFISEAATLVLPYHVAIDQAREAKRGAGKIGTTGRGIGPAYEDKVARRGLRVQDLFDRAVFEERLSEALDFHNFVLTQYLGAKAVDFQQTLDTMLGFADRLAPMVTDVSRRLYDENHAGRNLLFEGAQGTLLDIDHGTYPFVTSSNCVAGAATAGAGVGPQKLNYILGITKAYCTRVGSGPFPSELYDAENAQRQDQVGLNLATVGKEFGSVTGRPRRTGWLDAAALRRSIQINGISGLCMTKLDVLDGLEEVKLCVGYTLDGKPVDILPRGASEVARCEPVYETFGGWKESTIGITQWDSLPENARAYLTRVQEVAGVPIDMVSTGPDRDETILLRHPFKV from the coding sequence ATGTCTGCCAGTGCAGTGAATGTGAACCCGGGGCGCAATGTCGTCGTGGTGGGCACCCAATGGGGTGATGAGGGCAAGGGCAAGATCGTCGACTGGCTGACGGACCACGCCCAGGGCGTCGTGCGCTTCCAGGGCGGTCACAACGCCGGACACACGCTCATCATCGGCGGCAAGAAAACCATTCTGCGCCTCATCCCGTCGGGCATCATGCGCGCGGGCACGGCCTGTTACATCGGCAATGGCGTCGTGTTGTCGCCCGAGGCGCTCTTCAAGGAAATCGACGAACTGGAAGGCGCGGGCATCGACGTTTCCAAGCGCCTGTTCATCTCCGAAGCCGCCACGCTGGTTCTGCCGTACCACGTCGCCATCGACCAGGCGCGCGAAGCCAAGCGCGGCGCCGGCAAGATCGGCACGACGGGGCGCGGCATCGGCCCGGCGTACGAAGACAAGGTCGCGCGGCGCGGCCTGCGCGTGCAGGATCTCTTCGACCGCGCCGTGTTCGAAGAGCGTCTCTCCGAAGCGCTCGACTTCCATAACTTCGTACTGACGCAATACCTCGGCGCGAAGGCCGTCGACTTCCAGCAAACGCTCGATACGATGCTCGGCTTCGCCGACCGTCTCGCGCCCATGGTCACGGACGTCTCCCGCCGTCTCTACGACGAAAACCACGCTGGCCGCAATCTGCTGTTCGAAGGCGCGCAAGGCACGCTGCTCGATATCGACCACGGCACGTATCCGTTCGTTACGTCGAGCAACTGCGTCGCGGGCGCGGCGACGGCCGGCGCGGGCGTCGGCCCGCAGAAGCTGAACTACATTCTCGGCATCACGAAAGCGTATTGCACGCGCGTCGGTTCGGGCCCGTTCCCGAGCGAGCTGTACGATGCGGAGAACGCGCAGCGTCAGGACCAGGTGGGACTGAACCTCGCCACGGTCGGCAAGGAATTCGGCTCGGTCACGGGCCGCCCGCGCCGCACCGGCTGGCTGGATGCCGCCGCGCTGCGCCGTTCCATTCAGATCAACGGCATCTCGGGCCTGTGCATGACCAAGCTCGACGTGCTCGACGGCCTCGAAGAAGTGAAGCTGTGCGTCGGCTATACGCTCGACGGCAAGCCGGTCGACATCCTGCCGCGCGGCGCATCGGAAGTGGCGCGCTGCGAGCCGGTCTACGAGACCTTCGGCGGCTGGAAAGAGAGCACCATCGGCATCACGCAGTGGGACAGCCTGCCGGAGAATGCGCGCGCTTATCTCACGCGCGTGCAGGAAGTGGCCGGCGTGCCGATCGACATGGTTTCGACCGGTCCGGACCGCGACGAAACCATTCTGCTTCGTCATCCGTTCAAGGTCTGA
- a CDS encoding DUF2065 domain-containing protein: MVETILLALALMLIIEGMFPFVFPTAWRDTFRRIAERPPHHIRIGGLIAMVLGLILLVIAT; this comes from the coding sequence ATGGTCGAGACGATACTGCTCGCTCTTGCGTTGATGTTGATTATCGAAGGCATGTTCCCCTTCGTCTTTCCGACGGCCTGGCGCGATACGTTCCGCCGCATCGCCGAGCGCCCGCCGCATCACATCCGCATCGGCGGATTGATCGCGATGGTGCTCGGGTTGATTCTGCTCGTTATCGCGACGTAG
- the hflC gene encoding protease modulator HflC yields MNRIIALVVAVVVVLFIGSSMVFTVDERHAGVVAAHGDSNPRLDGPGLHFKLPPPFQTLTLIDTRTLTIDEGGADRFTTADKNEVLVNTVIKYRVADPLKLFVSNEKNTQSAQERLAALTRTALASAFANRSLNDALGNQQALETEAQKAVEGAASGFGVKLVDLQMTRVDFPSAVADSVYKRMIAARQQAAANERAKGTADADKIKADAEREQQQILADAYSQAQSIKGEGDSKAAAIAADAYGRDPQFYQFYQSLEAYKKTFKPGDVIVVDPSSDFFRFMKSPNGGVDTSASAAPKR; encoded by the coding sequence ATGAATCGAATCATTGCGCTCGTCGTCGCAGTCGTGGTCGTGCTCTTCATCGGCTCGTCGATGGTCTTTACCGTCGACGAACGGCATGCCGGCGTCGTGGCCGCGCACGGCGACAGCAACCCGCGTCTCGATGGCCCCGGCCTGCACTTCAAGCTGCCGCCGCCGTTCCAGACGCTCACACTCATCGACACGCGCACACTCACCATCGACGAGGGCGGGGCGGACCGCTTCACCACGGCCGACAAGAACGAAGTGCTGGTCAACACGGTCATCAAGTATCGCGTGGCGGATCCGCTGAAGCTTTTCGTGAGCAACGAAAAGAACACGCAGAGCGCGCAGGAACGCCTCGCCGCGCTGACCCGCACCGCGCTTGCGAGCGCGTTCGCGAATCGCTCGCTGAACGATGCGCTCGGCAATCAGCAAGCGCTCGAAACCGAGGCGCAGAAGGCGGTGGAAGGCGCGGCATCGGGGTTCGGCGTGAAGCTGGTCGATCTGCAGATGACGCGCGTCGACTTTCCGTCGGCCGTGGCGGATTCCGTCTACAAGCGCATGATCGCCGCGCGCCAGCAAGCGGCCGCGAACGAGCGCGCGAAGGGCACCGCGGACGCCGACAAGATCAAGGCCGACGCCGAGCGCGAGCAGCAGCAGATTCTCGCCGACGCCTACAGCCAGGCGCAGTCCATCAAGGGCGAAGGAGACAGCAAGGCGGCAGCCATCGCCGCCGATGCCTATGGACGCGACCCGCAGTTTTACCAGTTCTATCAGAGCCTCGAAGCGTACAAGAAGACGTTCAAGCCGGGCGACGTGATCGTGGTCGACCCGAGCAGCGACTTCTTCCGTTTCATGAAGAGCCCGAACGGCGGCGTCGACACGTCCGCCTCCGCCGCGCCGAAGCGCTGA